Genomic window (Deltaproteobacteria bacterium):
AAAATTTGAACCGTCTCTTTCGAGAATTGCTTCCTCAGTTTCGGAAAACGACGTCATGTTCGGCGGTACCGGCCGCACGACGAGCGTCGAGGACAGGAATTTTCGGAACTTGACGAGCTTGCTGTTGGAACCGGTCTCCAGCAGCGAAGACAGCGCGGAAGAACCCCAGTCGAAAGAGTAGCTTGGTCCCTTTGAGTAGTCGTCGCGGTAAAGCTGGACCTGCCCCTGCCGAAATTCGAAGAGCGGACGTTCGCCCAGTGTCACCCGTTCGACGATGATGCGGCTTCGCCGCCGCCCTGAATCGTGTTCGATTTCGACCCGATAGGAAAATGCCTCGTCTTCGAGGTCAGCAGCCAATTCGAATGCCTGAACGGCTCGCTGGTCCCAATGGCACAGGTCGGCAGCCGGGAACAGTTCCACCGCCTTGGCACGGCCAGACGCCAGATCCCTCAATCTGTACAAAATGTCGATCACCGAGCTCTTCCCTGTTCCGTTCTCGCCAACCAACAGAGACAGGTCGCCGAAACGAATTTCGAGATTCGTCAGGCAGCGAAAATTGTCGACATACAGCGACGAAAACATCGTGTGCCTCCGAAACCAACTCCAACGCGCAGATCAACCTATCATGAAGACGGCCGTCCTTACGACCCGGCCCCCGGCGCCGGCTCGATCTCGTCGCTCGGCTCGATCAGTCCGAGTTTTTCGCGCAGTTCCCGCAGCTTCATGCCGGTGAGCTTCGGCTCGCGCCCGGCGATCATTTCGCGGATCGCCGCGATCTCGTCGGACGAGAACCGCCGCCCGCGGAGGGTGTGGCGCTCGAACGACTCGTACGCGAACGGCGCGACGACCTGGACGATCCCCGCGATGCACTCGGCGAAGAGCCGGATTTCGAGCTGCGCGTGCCGGTCCATGCGCAGTTGCAGGAAATGAAACAGGTTGTGCAGATCCATTTCCCAGTAGAACTCGGTGTAGAGCGACAGCGGCAGGTTGATGCGGGTCAGCTCGCGCGTGATGCCGCTTTCGATCGCGGCCTCGTAGTGCGCATACACCTCGCGGTTCATGCGCGCCAGATCGTCGCGGAAGCGGGCGCGTACCTCCGCGGGCACCTCGCGGTCCTCGTCGCGGCCCTGCTTGTTCGACGCGCTCTGAAAATGCACGTGTTCATCCAGCGGCACGTAAAACTCGTCGCGCATGATGGAGTAGCGGCCCGAGATCTCGTTCATCCGCGCGGTGCGGTGACGCACCCACTGGCGCGCGACGAAGATGGGCATCTTGAGGTGAAACGTCAGCACCACCTGCTCGAAGGGCGAGGTGTGCTGATGGCGCATCAGGTAGTCGATGAGGCCCTTGTCCTCACGCACGGTCTTGGTCCCCGCGCCGTAGGACACGCGGGCCGACTGCACGATGCGCGCGTCGCCGCCCATGTAGTCCACGAGACGCACGAAGCCCTTGTCCAGCACGGGAAATTCGCGGTCGAGCAGGGCGTCGGCCTCGGGGGTCGAATGGTGCGCCATGGGGAACTCCGGGGAGGGAAATCGACCGGACCTTAGCGACCTTGCGCCGCGCCCGTCAAGGCGGGGTCGGACGCCCGACGCTCCATGCCTGCCGCGTTCACCCCGCCGTTTTCTTCGGAAACACGAGCGACGCGACAACCGATCCCGCGATCAGCAGTGCCACGACGGCGAGCGAGAGCCCGATGGGGATCTTGTAGACGCCCATGATGAGCATCTTCGTGCCGACGAACGCGAGCACGAGCGCGAGGCCGGCTTTGAGATAGTGGAACTTGTCGATGATCCCGGCGAGCAGGAAATACAGCGAACGCAGTCCCAGAATCGCGAAGATATTGGACGTGTATACGATGAAGGGGTCGCGCGTGACGGCGAAGATGGCGGGGATCGAATCGACCGCGAAGATCAGGTCGGTGAATTCGATGGTGACGAGCACGATGAACAGCGGCGTCCCCATGCGCCGGCCCGCTTCGCGCACGAAGAACCGTTCGCCGCGGTAGTCGTTCGTGATCGGCAGCACTCTGCGCACGAGCTTCACAAGCGGGTTGTTCTCGGGGTGAACGCCGTGCTCCTTCTGCAGGAGCATCTTGATGCCGGTCACCACCAGGAAAGCGCCGAAGACGTAGATGATCCAGTGAAAGCGCTCCAGGAGTGCCGCGCCGGTGATGATGAAAATCGTGCGCATGACCAGCGCGCCGAGCACGCCCCAGAACAGCACCCGGTGATGATAGAGCGGCGGCACCGCGAAAAAGGTGAAGACAAGGACAAAGACGAAGATGTTGTCGACGGACAGCGACTTCTCGATCAGATAGCCGGTCAGGAACTCGAGTCCCTTGGTCGCGCCGTGGGCGAAATAAATCCACGCGTTGAAGGCGAGCGACAGGGCGATCCACACCACGCTCCACCCCAGCGCCTCGCGCGTGGTCACCACGTGCGACTTGCGGTGAAACACCCCCAGATCGAGGGCGAGCATCGCCAGGATGAATCCCGTGAACACGGCCCACATGAGCGGGCTGCCGATCGAACCTTCCATCGAACCTCCCCACGTTACGCGCACGCACTTTTACCCGAAGTCTTCCGGTGCGGGAAAGGTGACGCACCGCATGTCCGAACGTCGCGTCCGCTCTCCTCCAAAAAAAGGGGTGATCTTTCGATCACCCGTAGGAGGGAGAATGTTGCGTGGGCTTGCGTTGCGGTCGAAGGCGAAGCATGGAGCCGGCCTTCTCTCGCGCTGACCGCCGGGTGTGGCGGCGATCTACAGGTACTGACAACGCGTTCGCGTTCAGGTTCCTGATCTCGGTCATAGAGGGAATCGCTTACGGCGTGTCGCGGCGAATCGGACAACGTTGAAGAGGTCAAAGAAACCGACGAGGGAACGGGGCCGGGCCGGATCACGTGGGGGAGGAGGCGGTGTCTCCCTCGGTCGGTTTGGAAGGTCGGACCCGTGCGGGTCCTTTGTTGTCGTCAGGGTGATTCGGCCCTTTCGAGGGCCCCGGACACCTTCTTGTGGATAAATCGTTCGACAGCCCGGCGCGGGGGATGTTCCAGGGGCGCGGAACAGAGGAACTGCGTTCTGTCAGTTGGCTCGCCGCCTTTTGAACCTCCGCCGCGCCGGTGTATGGTGTCGCGAATCATCCCGGCGAGTGCGGTGGCGACCCGAAC
Coding sequences:
- a CDS encoding AAA family ATPase, whose protein sequence is MFSSLYVDNFRCLTNLEIRFGDLSLLVGENGTGKSSVIDILYRLRDLASGRAKAVELFPAADLCHWDQRAVQAFELAADLEDEAFSYRVEIEHDSGRRRSRIIVERVTLGERPLFEFRQGQVQLYRDDYSKGPSYSFDWGSSALSSLLETGSNSKLVKFRKFLSSTLVVRPVPPNMTSFSETEEAILERDGSNFASWFRHFTLEHPSDTFELQKSLQEIWPGFHEWRYSQFSEETRTFRIVRRTPDGRAVDTRFDALSDGERVRLLLYALLAAIRSDNRVLVLDEPENFLGLREIQPWLLEFRDIVTDFEAQGIIASHHPELINYLGRDDGIWMRRDGVGPTRITDEAPTIPEGGVSLADYVIRGWTD
- a CDS encoding FAD-dependent thymidylate synthase, whose product is MAHHSTPEADALLDREFPVLDKGFVRLVDYMGGDARIVQSARVSYGAGTKTVREDKGLIDYLMRHQHTSPFEQVVLTFHLKMPIFVARQWVRHRTARMNEISGRYSIMRDEFYVPLDEHVHFQSASNKQGRDEDREVPAEVRARFRDDLARMNREVYAHYEAAIESGITRELTRINLPLSLYTEFYWEMDLHNLFHFLQLRMDRHAQLEIRLFAECIAGIVQVVAPFAYESFERHTLRGRRFSSDEIAAIREMIAGREPKLTGMKLRELREKLGLIEPSDEIEPAPGAGS
- a CDS encoding TerC family protein, which translates into the protein MEGSIGSPLMWAVFTGFILAMLALDLGVFHRKSHVVTTREALGWSVVWIALSLAFNAWIYFAHGATKGLEFLTGYLIEKSLSVDNIFVFVLVFTFFAVPPLYHHRVLFWGVLGALVMRTIFIITGAALLERFHWIIYVFGAFLVVTGIKMLLQKEHGVHPENNPLVKLVRRVLPITNDYRGERFFVREAGRRMGTPLFIVLVTIEFTDLIFAVDSIPAIFAVTRDPFIVYTSNIFAILGLRSLYFLLAGIIDKFHYLKAGLALVLAFVGTKMLIMGVYKIPIGLSLAVVALLIAGSVVASLVFPKKTAG